The sequence below is a genomic window from Lolium perenne isolate Kyuss_39 chromosome 7, Kyuss_2.0, whole genome shotgun sequence.
ATGGTAATCATGACATAGAATACTTACCGTGAGCGGAGCAGGATTAAGCGCAGAGGTTGGTCAGCTGGACGATGAAGAAGGCAGCACCACCATGGTTGTGTTCGGCGTAGTGGAAGGCAGGACCACTGTGGAAGTGCTCGAAGGAGTGGAAGACATGACGACCTGCGGTAGATTTAATACTTAAAATGTGGAACTAGTCAATCTATAGCACTACCTAAATCCACTAAGGCGGGTAAAAATGGTTCCATACAGCATAAATCCACCATCTACGAACTTGATCTACCACATCTACGATTAGATCTACGCATGTTTACTCTGCATACACATCTACCACATCTAGGGTTCAAGCTTTCTTTTAGAGACTGAAAGAGGATACAACAGAACTGATCGATGTCGGCGAAGATGAAGAATGCACGCCGGCGACGGCCGCTGCCGATCTTCTCCTCACAGCCGGCAAAGAAGGGGAAGTAGAGCTAAATAAGGGGTCGTAATAAGGCGGGGATGACCACGTGAGCtcacgccatctccaccgcctgcGTCCGCTCGTACGCCGCGTTCTTGAATAAACACAAGACGAGGGGAAACAGCTGGTTTAGACTTTCCCGCGGAGCGGGGGGTACTTTGAGGAACGTCCGGGCCACAACATGAACGTGTGAACTGGGCATCTAATCGGACCTTTTCCTGCTTTCCAGAGCTTGTTTCGAGGTAATACGACGTACCAATGAGTTTGCAGGACGAATGACAGCATCACGAAGGAGCACACGGCTCCATCCGAGTTAGGACAACAAGGCGGCCGTGCAGGTACAGGTACAACACCACCGTTACCGCCGCGGCGTAACTGTGCCGCGCCGCGACGCCACGAGGCACACGCGATTGCCGCAGCGCGCGCAGATATAAACACAGCGACGATCGAGACGAGACGACACGGTCCCGCCGAGCCCAGAACGCTAGCGCCAACGCCAAGAGCGGCAGACGAGTACGTACGAGACCCGGCCGCGCGCGCGCGGAACCCAACCAGCGTCCAGACTCCAGAGTAGTGGGCGGGGGCTACCATGCAGCACAGCCCCGGTCGTTAGCGCCAGCACCCACCGTCGCCGCCCATACATAaatcgcagcagcagcagcatcacTACCCGCCTCCACCGCCGACGTCCATCACAGAGACAGCGAGAGAGAGGATGGGGAACTGCCAGGCGGCGGAGGACGCGACGGTGGTGGTGCAGCACCCGGGCGGGCGGGTGGAGCGGCTCTACTGGGCCACCAGCGCCGCCGAGGTCATGCGCGCCAACCCGGGCCACTACGTCGCGCTCGTCACCCTCCGCGTCGCCGAGGACAGCCGCCGTCCGGCCGACCCGCAGCAACGGGGGCAGCGCGGCGGCGGCACGGTGCGGCTGACGCGGGTGAAGCTGCTCAAGCCACGGGACACGCTGCAGCTCGGACACGCCTACCGCCTCATCGCCATCGCCGAGGTCGCCAAGGCCGTGCAGGCCAGGAAGGACGAGAAGACCAGGAGGGAGcagcggcaacagcagcagcagctggGAGGATCGAAGCAGGCCGGCGGTGAGTCTGCATCCACCGGTGACGACAAGGCGCTGATGGACGAGGGTCTTGATCAGGTACCTCACCGTATACTGATGATCCATCCATTGCAGCTTAATTCCTCCCCTGCTTTGCTGTTCATCGATGTCAGCTACTCTGTTATTTCCATGCTCTGCATGTCCTCCTGTTCTGCATGCATGATGGTCATTCGGTACTTCGCAAGTAAAACTTGTTCCAATCCTTGGAGTTTTTTTTCTTCTTGGACAACGTGGTGcactttccatgtttaatttgtggTTCATTTCACATCTATTCAGTACCACACCATTCCAGTTTGAACTATTTCAGCTATGAAATTGCTTTAGACATGTTAATGGCAACTATCTACAACATCCTCCAAGTAAAAAAAGGAAGATGTTCTTGCTCTGACTACATGTTCTTCAGAAGCTATTGTTTAGAATTtctattttaaaattttatgtcAGGTTCACAAGAGTAGGTAGTTACCTAGTTGGTTAACCTGCTATCATGCAGTTTGCTGTTAACTTGGAGTAGCTTTGACCATTAGATCATGTCATGGCACTTgttatttttttgatttgttcAGTTGGCCACCCTCCTCAATTTTATACCTTATACTCTGAGTCCATATGACACACTAGTACCTAACCGCCCAACCAAATTTTGATTACTAAAGATCGATATCATATATTAGCTGATCATCAAGATACAATCATAATCTGAATAATGTACTCTAAGTCTAAACATGATATGATGGCTGCTTATACATATATACAGTGGGCAAATTATTCCCACTCCAAACTAAACTATACTTTAGGCCACATCTTGCTTTGCTCACACCACATGGAAAAAAAGGTAGGGATGGGTACCTAAATTTTGAGCTGCCTTTTAAATAAAACTGCAAGGTGACTCGGAATGTCAGCTACATGTAGAATATGCCGCCCACAAATATGCCTAACAACTAATGGACAAGGAATCGTTCACCATTTATTCTCTGAAAACTTGGGGGAATCGTCACTCATCTCTGAATCTCTAAACTTAGTACAGCATGGCATGTTCTGATTATTCTCCTGCCGCCCATGGCCTATCCTGTTGCAGCTGGAGCACCAAGACAAGGACAGCCACCACCGGAGCAACTCGGCTAAAAATTCGAGGCATCGCCAGTGGCGCCCTTCTCTGCACAGCATCGCCGAAGTCAGTAGCTGATGCTAGCTGATTAGCCGATGAATGATCTGTCTTTTAGAGTTCATGTTCATCAGTTGGTTGCTAGGTTCAAGTTCGACAGCTGGATCAGTACTATAGAAGATGAGCAACTGGAACTTGGGACACGTAGGATTATTGTTGAACAAATTTGTGTGAATGTGTGATGTACCGTAGTATATTTGTTCTGTTAAGATGCAAAGTACATCTACCTGGAGATTTAGCTTTTGAGGATCTCTGTTGTGGTGTAGTGTATCTGTATTAATTGTTCTTGGTGCCGACTTTGCAATCATCAGGCTTCGGCTTAGTGCGGATTCGCAATCATAAGCTGACTATAATGATACAGCGGAGTTGGAGGTCCACACTTTGGTGTGCTGGAAGCAAAGCACATCTGCATTTGTATACTGTTCCTGCAGATTCTGCGGATGGAGTTAGTGGTGAGACAAGGGTGAATGATCCTTAATCAGGCGCCCACACCTGAACTCAATGAACATGCATGTGGTTGGTGGGTGTACTTTCCAGTTGGTATAATTGTTTCATCTTTTTTTTCCTCCTAGAAAAAGATACCCAAAGACATCTTATATCTCATATTCATCATCATTCAATTGTTCGAGTTAAAACACGCACCAAACAAGCAGAAAAGACCGGGGCACCTGCAAACGGCCTCCGAACCAAGGCTTAAAAGACCGCAATAGGCATTTGCCACGGACAATGATATGCGCTAATGAATTGAGAAAACCAACCTTGCCGTTGACAAAAACGAACAAAGAGGTTGAAAGTATCGCACCACAGACCATAGAACAATTTTCCCTAATCGACACACCAACTGCCAAGGTCCACAGATCTAGCGTCGCCTACCATCAGTAGCCCTTCGCTAATGTTGGACCAAACATTGACGAGGTAGGAAGAGGCTAGATACATTATTCCAACGTGCCATCATTGCCACGACCTCGCCGGTGCCGCTAGGGATACCAAAACCTATCTAAAACAAGACCTGCAAGTACTGGAACAAAATGGAACGAGTCCCCACCCTCTTCCTGCCGATGAGATGACTGGACGGGACATGGGAGGGAAACCGAGGCGGTGGCAGTGAGGCGCTAGGAATACTCTTGATTGGTGGAGGGAAGCGGTGGCGGCTGACCAGCGGTCCTATCTTGTCGCTTGTGTGACGCGGGGATCTAGAGATGAATTTCAACTATGGAAAACACATAATTGTTTAGCCTTAGGTTATGGTATAGCAGATTAGAGGCATGGGGCCATGTTTCGACATCGAAGTGTATGATAAGACTCGCCACAGTAGAGATATCATGCGTAGCATCATGCATACTGCGTCACGTTGAGTTGTGGCTGTTAACTTTACTAGATCGACTAGAGTAGCATCCGTGTTGGTAGACACTATATCTATATGTATACTGCAAGATCAGAGAGAGATCGAGAAGGAGTGGGAGACAAACCTTCTCccttcgaggaggagctcgagccGTTGTCCATGGCGACGGCGCGAGTGGCGTGAGCGTGCGGTGGAGGCGATGGTGGAGCTTCCCGTGAGCACTGCGCTAACCCTAGATCGGTAGGGGATGTCGGTGGGGTGACTGGCGACGCGGACGAACCTCTTACTGCGAGCCCCGGCCCCCACCTCTTTATATAGCGCAGGtcacaggggcccaccaaccagagatagggttgggcgcccccgatcagggcgcggacgAGGTCAAGGGTGTTATCGATCCGTTGGGATCGATCCCGTCGAGATCATCCTAACATTCTCCCCCGTGATCTCAACTTTTCTTTTAACTTTATACTTTCACTTTATTCGTTTCATTTTAGATCAGTTcatagggcatgtttcatcgtcacagctctattgccgatagaatcagacagccacaatacacttctctgttttgaaacaaattcttttacttttgggcctcttatgatccaagataggtaagactttcccttaaacccatgTCGGCTACGTGCTCCTTGAACACACTGGGTGgtaagtgatgtctacgggtgcttctattcttgtagacagtgttgggcctccaagagcagaggtttgtagaacagcagcaagtttcccttaagtggatcacccaaggtttatcgaactcagggaggaagaggtcaaagatatccctctcatgcaaccctgcaaccacaaagcaagaagtctcttgtgtccccaacacacctaataggtgcactagttcggcgaagagatagtgaaatacaggtggtatgaataagtatgagcagtagtaacggcgcagaaaagtgcttgtcaaggcgtgcgattgatggtagtaatattgcagaagtaaACATGTAATGTAACAAGAaagaagcagcgatagcagtatttaggaacaaggcctagggatcatactttcactagtggacactctcaacattgatcacataacagaataaatagataggtgctagactctacaccctcttgttggatgatgaacaccactaactgtgtaggattatacgaaccctcaatgccggagttaacaagctccacaatattcaatgttcatatttaaataaccttagagtgcataacagatcaacataaccaaaccaagtactaacatagcatgcacactgtcaccttcacactacgaaaggaggaatagatcacatcaatactatcatagcaatagttaacttcataatctacaagagatcacaatcatagcctacgccaagtactacacgatgcacacactgtcaccattacaccgtgcaggaggaataaactactttaataacatcactagagtagcacacagataaattgtgatacaaaacatattgcaatcataaagagatataaataagcacttcactctgccattcataacagtgaataagtattctgtgaaatatagcctaagagacccacacggtgcacacactgtcacctttacacacgtgggacaaggagtctccggagatcacataagtaaaatccacttgactagcataatgacatctagattacaagcatcatcatatgaatctcaatcatgtaaggcagctcatgagattattgtattgaagtacataggagagagatgaaccacatagctaccggtacagccccgagcctcgatggagaactactccctcctcatgggagacagcagcgttgatgaagatggcggtggtgtcgatggagaagccttccgggggcacttccccgtcccggcggcgtgccggaacagagactcctgttccccagatcttggcttcgcgatggcagcggctctggaaggttttctctggtttcgtcgaacgtgtcgtggtttttaggtcagggacctttatataggtgaagaggcggagtcaggagggcgacgaggcggcgacacactaggggggcgccccccctgggccgcgccgccctgtcatctgggggcccagtggcccccctctggcgactctcgggtgttctggaagcttcgtgaaaaaataggatgctgggcgttgatttcgtccgattccgagaatatttccttactaggatttctggaaccaaaaacagcagaaaacaggaactggcccttcggcatctcgtcaataggttagttccggaaaacgcataataatgacataaagtatgcataaaacatgtagatatcatcaataatgtgtcatggaacataagaaattatcgatacgtcggagacgtatcagcatccccaagcttagttcctgctcgtcccgagcaggtaaacgataacaaagataatttttggagtgacatgccatcataaccttgatcatactattgtaagcatatgtaatgaatgcagcgatcaaaacaatggtaatgacatgagtaaacaaatgaatcataaagcaaagacttttcatgaatagtacttcaagacaagcatcaataagtcttgcataagagttaactcataaagcaataaatcaaagtaaaggtattgaagcaacacaaaggaagattaagtttcagcggttgctttcaacttataacatgtatatctcatggatagtgtcaatgtaaagtaatataacaagtgcaatatgcaagtatgtaggaatcaatgcacagttcacacaagtgtttgcttcttgaggtggagagagataggtgaactgactcaacataaaagtaaaagaaaggtccttcaaagaggaaagcatcgattgctatatttgtgctagagcttttattttgaaaatatgaaacaattttgtcaacggtagtaataaagcatatgtatcatgtaaattatatcttacaagttgcaagcctcatgcatagtatactagtagtgcccgcaccttgtcctaattagctcggattaacacagattatcattgcataacatatgtttcaaccaagtgtcacaaaggggtacctctatgccgcctgtacaagggtctaaggagaaagttcgcattggatttctcgcttttgatcattcttcaacttagacacccataccgggacaacatagacaacagataatggactcctcttttaatgcttaagcattcaacagttaatattctcataagagattgaggttttatgtccaaactgaaacttccaccatgattcatggctttagttagcggcccaatgttcttctctaacagtatgcatactgatgacgcgtaaagcacacgctcgttgggaaccccaagtggaaggtgtgatgcgtacagcagcaagtttccctcagtaagaaaccaaggtttatcgaaccagtaggagtcaagaagcacgttgaaggttgatggcggcgagatgtagtgcggcgcaacaccagggattccggcgccaacgtggaacctgcacaacacaaccaaagtactttgccccaacgaaacagtgaggttgtcaatctcaccggcttactgtaacaaaggattaaccgtattgtgtggaagatgattgtttgcgtaaaaacaagagaacaaagattgcagtagattgtatttcagtaaagagaattggaccggggtccacagttcactagaggtgtctctcccataagataaacagcatgttgggtgaacaaattacagttgggcaattgacaaataaagagagcatgaccatgcacatacatatcatgatgagtatagtgagatttaattgggcattacgacaaagtacatagaccgccatccaactgcatctatgcctaaaaagtccaccttcaggttatcatccgaaccccctccagtattaagttgctaacaacagacaattgcattaagtattgcgcgtaatgtaactagtgactacatccttgaacatagcaccaatgttttatccctagtggcaacagcacatccataaccttagaggttcttgtcacccctccagattcacggagacatgaacccactatcgagcataaatactccctcttggagttactagcatcaacttggccagagcatctactaataacggagagcatgcaagatcataaacaacacatagatatagctttgataatcaacataacaagtattctctattcatcggatcccaacaaacgcaacatatagaattacagatagatgatcttgatcatgttaggcagctcacaagatccgacaatgatagcacaatggggagaagacaaccatctagctactgctatggacccatagtccaggggtagactactcacacatcactccggaggcgaccatggcggcgtagagtcctccgggagatgattcccctctccggcagggtgccggaggcgatctcctggatcccccgagatgggatcggcggcggcggcgtctcagtaaggttttccgtatcgtggctctcggtactgggggtttcgtcacggaggctttaagtaggcggaagggcaagtcaggagggggcacaggggccccacaccataggtcggcgcggccagggggtgggccgcgctgccctagggtttggccaccctgtggccccacttcgtttcgtcttcggacttctggaagcttcgtggaaaaataggcccctgggcgttgatttcgtccaattccgagaatatttcgttactaggatttctgaaaccaaaaacaacagaaaacagcaactggcacttcggcatcttgttaataggttagttccagaaaatgcacgaatatgacataaagtgtgcataaaacatgtagataacatcaataatgtggcatggaacataagaaattatcgatacgttggagacgtatcagcatccccaagcttagttctgctcgtcccgagcaggtaaaacgataacacgtataatttacggagtgacatgccatcataatcttgatcatactatttgtaaagcatatgtagtgaatgcagcgatcaaaacaatgtatatgacatgggtaaacaagtgaatcatatagcaaagacttttcatgaatagcacttcaagacaagcatcaataagtcttgcataagagttaactcataaagcaataattcaaagtaaaggcattgaagcaacacaaaagaagattaagtttcagcggttgctttcaacttgtaacatgtatatctcatggatattgtcaacatagagtaatataataagtgcaataagcaagtatgtaggaatcaatgcatagttcacacaagtgtttgcttcttgaggtggagagaaataggtgaactgactcaacattgaaagtaaaagaattgtcctccatagaggaaaagcatcgattgctatatttgtgctagagctttgattttgaaaacatgaaacaattttgtcaacggtagtaataaagcatatgcatcatgtaaattatatcttataagttgcaagcctcatgcatagtgtactaatagtgcccgcaccttgtcctaattagcttggactaccggatcatcacaatgcacatgtttttaccaagtgtcacaaaggggtacctctatgccgcatgtacaaaggtctaaggagaaagctcgcaatggatttctcgctattgattattcttcaacttagacatccataccgggacaacatagacaacagataatggactcctcttttatgcataagcatgtaacaacaattaataattttctcatttgagatttgaggatacatgtccaaaactgaaacttccaccatggatcatggctttagttagcggcccaatgttcttctctaacaatatgcatgcttaaccataaggtggtagatctctcttacttcagacaagacggacatgcatagcaactcacatgaaattcaacaatgagtagttgatggcgtccccagtgaacatggttatcgcgcaacaagcaacttaataagagataaagtgcataattacatattcaataccacaatagtttttaagctatttgtcccatgagctatatattgcaaaggtgaatgatggaattttaaaggtagcactcaagcaatttactttggaatggcggaaaataccatgtagtaggtaggtatggtggacacaaatggcatagtggttggctcaagtattttggatgcatgagaagtattccctctcgatacaaggtttaggctagcaaggcttatttgaaacaaacacaaggatgaaccggtgcagcaaaactcacataaaagacatattgaaaacattataagactctacaccgtcttccttgttgttcaaactcaatactagaaattatctagaccttagagaaaccaaatatgcaaaccaaattttagcatgctctatgtatttcttcattaatgggtgcaaagcatatgatgcaagagcttaaacatgagcacaacaattgccaagtatcacattacccaagatatttatagcaattactacatgtatcattttccaattccaaccatataacaatttaacgaaggagaaacttcgccatgaatactatgagtagaaaccaaggacatacttgtccatatgctacagcggagcgtgtctctctcccataaagtgaatgctaggatccattttattcaaacaaaacaaaaacaaaaacaaaccgacgctccaagaaaaagcacataagatgtgatggaataaaaatatagtttcaggggaggaacctgataatgttgtcgatgaagaaggggatgccttgggcatccccaagcttagacgcttgagtcttcttgatatatgcaggggtgaaccaccggggcatccccaagcttagagctttcactctccttgatcatgttgcatcatactcctctcttgatccttgaaaacttcctccacaccaaactcgaaacaactcattagagggttagtgcacaataaaaattaacatattcagaggtgacacaatcattcttaatacttatggacattgcataacgctactggacattagtggatcaaagaaattcatccatcatagcaaaagaggcaatgcgaaataaaaggcagaatctatcaaaacagaacagttcgtattgacgaattttaaaatggcaccagacttgctcaaatgaaaatgctcaaattgaatgaaagttgcgtacaaatctgaggatcatgcacgtaaattggcttaattttctgagctacctacagggaggtagacccagattcgtgacagcaaagaaatctggaactgcgcagtaatccaaatctagtacttacttttctatcaacggcttaacttggcac
It includes:
- the LOC127317511 gene encoding uncharacterized protein, with the protein product MGNCQAAEDATVVVQHPGGRVERLYWATSAAEVMRANPGHYVALVTLRVAEDSRRPADPQQRGQRGGGTVRLTRVKLLKPRDTLQLGHAYRLIAIAEVAKAVQARKDEKTRREQRQQQQQLGGSKQAGGESASTGDDKALMDEGLDQLEHQDKDSHHRSNSAKNSRHRQWRPSLHSIAEVSS